A segment of the Pan paniscus chromosome 9, NHGRI_mPanPan1-v2.0_pri, whole genome shotgun sequence genome:
GGCTTAGTATGTGGGCCAAACTTCAAGTCCTACAGAGGTCTCCAGGCTCCCAAGCCCTGCTCTACCCCTGCCCCCAAAAGGCACGGGCACACTGTCTTCTGTGGTGCCTGCCACATTTCCAAGTAGAGAAAAAAGATCgggaaaaaaacaccaaaatacaCCTCCACAGACACGGGGATGCAAACAACTTTTCCTTACATTTTTCTGTTAATTTCCAATTTCTCTTAAGAAGTGTTTCATAAACCATTAAAAAAcaatgctggccgggcgcggtggctcacgcctgtaatcctagcactttgaggccgaggcgggtggatcacctgaggtcaggagttcgagaccagcctgatcaacatggcgaaaccccgtctctactaaaaatacaaatattagccaggcatggtggcacatgcctgtaatcctagctactcgggaggctgaggcaggagaatcacttgagcccgggaggcagaggttgcagtgagccgagatcacgccactgcacaccagcctgggcgacacagcgagactctgtctcaaaaacaaacaaaaaaacaatgctGGCAGCTGTCTGGTCTCTGCCCCTTTCACAGTTTGCACCCCAGCCTCAGCTCCTGGGCCTCATCCCCATCCTCCACTAAGCACAGCTTGGACTCCAGCTTGGCCTGGCATCCAAGGTTCTTCACAGCCCGCACTTGTCCCTTGGAGGGTTGCTGTGAGTAGAGCTGAGACTTCTTGGCAGTCCACTGCCAGGCAGGCAGTAGCTTGTTAACCATGCCGTCACCTCACAGCCCAATCGTGGCAGCCTGCTTTGGCCACACACACCTTCTTTGCATTGACCCATTGACCCCTATTTCCTGCAAGACTTTACGTTCCTGCCACTGAGGACCCGATCCCCATAGACCATCCACATCTTACAGGCAGGGCAGGCCAAGTTCATTCCATCCTTTCCCAGCTACTCTCCCCTCTTGCACCCAGGGCGCTTGCTCTCAGGAACATTTTTACTGGGAAATTTTTAACTTTCTCCAACTACCTTTTCTGTGGCTTCTTTCCGTCTTTGTCATGCCATCACTCCCCACTGTTTCCAGGCTTTGTCCCGGGGTGACACTGCATGCCCCAGCCCAGCATGATCACACCTGGGCAGCACGATCTCATCTGTTTCCCTGCTTCCTCCGCCCCTCCTTGGTGTTGTGTGTGCAGGTTTAATGAACCCTGAAGCACTTTTACAACCTGAACTCACTCAAGGTTGTTTATGTCTAAGTTTCTAAGTAGAAACCCGGCCTCCTTCCTTGGACCAATCCTGGGTTTCTCCAGAGCCCTTGGCTGAACCTCAGTAACAGAGCCCTGAGGCTGACCTTTCCCCACTGGCATTCCTCTTGCCAGGCCTTGAGGGACAGGGACAGTGCTGCTACAGCAGCAGAAATGAACGTGAGAGGGGGTGGGGCAAGCACAGCCCTGTCACAATGTGATGGAGTAAATGGCTTGCTTTCCCACCCCAGGTGTCTTAAGACAGGTGGGCAGGCCTTTCTCTCTCCGATTCTGCCACAGAGGCAAGTGCTTGCCATGGTTCAGAGGGCCAAGCCTTCCTGCTGTCTCTTCCATTTCAGGGCCTCTAGCACCTTGGAGACTGATGCCTTAGTCAGCCACTTCCTCTCCAAAACCTTAACAAAAGCTGACGGCAGGGAGCAGAAAGGGAGGGAGCACAGGAATGGAGCTGGCCTGGGGGAGAGAAGCGGAGGAGATAGCTAAGCTGTGGTTAAgtcatttattgattttatttctaaaacccACATAGCGCCACTTTGCTGCTTCCAGAGCTTCAAAGAGCTAATTAACCACCCAATGAGCCCACCAGGGAAACCAAGCTTGTGGGAGAAGCAATGAGGTGAAGCCAAGGTCAAAGAGGGTAGCCaggccccaggccctgcccccaTTCTGTCACTTAAGGACAAAGGCAAAAAAGATGTCCTCCTTTTGGTGAGCCGAAGTTTAGGGCTTGGCTGGGGAAACGCACTGAGCCTGCCTTGCTTCTGAGGGCTCCTCAAGCCTGGCAGACCCATAGCAAAGCACAGGCCTCTCTGGTCGGGGACCAGACACCCCAGTAAAACAGCAGTAGCCAGCCCTAGCTCACAGCTGGAAAGCAGCCCAGGCCAGTTGCTGGCCCCAGCAGCCAGGCGCTGGGGGAGCCTACTGTCCCTCAGCCGCCCTGAAGGAAGGAGAGGCAGGTGGAACCAGGGCAGCTCTAAGGCACCTCTGCCCAGGAGAGGACCTCACTACCTGGTGGAGACTCCACATGGATTTTTCTGGAACCCTAACAGTAACTACCCACTCACCGCCCAAGACATGGAAAAAAAGCAGAAGACCCTTTGAAAAGTGCTTGCAAAGCACAAGATGGGGCACTTTATCCtgtcccccccacccccgccaaagCCTAAAGCGCTGGCAGGCTGCAAGTCACcagcagagaaggaaaaaagccaCTTGGCGGTTTTAATTTTAGCTGCTCTGTGCCTGACAGGCAGGATTAGTTGGCTTGACCTTTAGTGTTGATGcctccccaggcccagggccttaGGTGGCAGCTTCCAGGCACAAATCACCACTGGAGCTCATCAAACGTGGAGGTCTGAGCCCCAGGAAAAAGCCTTCAAAGGACAGAGACTAGAAAGATGAGCAGTGAACAAGGAGGGGCAAAATTGGTTCTCAGCGATGTTAACTAGTCACCAAATGGGAGACTGTGGAGCCACCCACACACTGAGCTCCCACCACCAAAGCCACACACAGGAGGCAGGTGGTGGGCTTCCCTAATTAACCACCCAGTCTCACCCCCCGGGACCTGGTGCTGAACGAAAGTTAAGGCACCtttggtgctgctgctgctgctggtggtagAGGAAGtttatgtgaaaagaaaaactggGCGGGGcaggcattaaaaagaaaataaagaagcagaCCCAGAAAACCACACTGCTCTTTTATTCAATGGAACATCCCCGCTTTAGCGCAGTGTTGAATCTAACACCGAAAAAAGCCCAGAGAAATTTCTGCAGATAAACCAGTGAAGAGAACGCGCAGTATACATTATTGTCAACAGAATCACTCCATGGAGAGAGAAGcgggaggaaaaaggaaggagaatgaacaAGGGGCTCAAACCCCTACACACTGCAAAACATTCAGACATTTgggattaaaataaaacataaaaggaagCCTTCCAGGAAGGAGAGGACCAAATGGAATCTGAGGCAGCTCAGGTGATCAAGGAGCACAGGAAGAACTCCAGGCTGGCAGGCGAGCCCGAGGGAGCTCAGGCTGCCCACCCACTGCTGGCAGGAGCGCCAGGACGGATGGGAATCCCGGAACCTGGAGATGAACCTACCCTCGGCAACTTTACAAGACTCCCTTGACAAGGGTGGCAGAGATTAAAAAACCCCACGCTTTAAACAAACATCTTTGGGGGTGGCTATGGCACCTTGAAAAACCCACAACCAGCTTGACATGAATAGCCAAAGCCCTTGCCCAAAACCATTTGCTCCCCTCTCCTTGGTAAGGGAAGGAGAActggagagaagggaaaggaatctaATTGCAGCAGAAGACCGGGGAGAGCATCTCCTTGGACGGAGtctgaagaaaggaaaagataaagaagtaacaaaggaaaaagaaaaaaattaataaaaatttcacGATATGGAGCCAGCGTGTTCCGATTCCGTCCACAAAAATAACTCAGGCTGCTTTGCCGAACCATCCTGTCCACCAGGGGCGTTGCTGAGGCTGTCTGCCTGGAAGGGTCACCAATGGGCGCGGAAAGTCCTCACTCTCATGGCTCGGGCCATCGCCGCCGCGGGGAGGGATCCTGGCGGCCCGGTTTGGGGAGAGGCAAAGGGAGTTGggtgaggagagaaagaagacaaagaagacaCTCGATGCTACGGGGCGCCAGGAGAGCCCAAGCTGGCGCCCCTACTACCACCTGCCCGTTCCCAAGCGAATCCTCAGTCGCTTGGCCCAGCCcagtgcgtgcacacacacacatgcgtgcacacacaatCACATGCGTGCGTCCCAATGTCTGGCTCCATATGGTGAGGTTCGGCGTGTTTAAACGAGACCaattctctctctatataatatatattttcttaaaaaacaagtcTAGTTCTGTGGTGGAGGCGGTGGGGGAGCTGGAGGCATCCCGAAGGGCGGCATGCCCGCCACCCCCATGCCCATCATGGTGACAAAGTTAGAAGGGTccatgggaggcggaggaggagggGGCGGGGCATACATCATGCCGGCGGAACCAGGCGGTGGAGGCGGCGGAGGGGGAGGGGCCCCAGGCGGCAGAGGCGGCTGGACCCCGGGGGGCAGGGGCACCATAGTGGGGTTGCCTTGCATCTGAGGGGCTCCTGGAGAAGCTGCGGCAGCCGCCTGCTGCTGTTGCCATGGCGGGATGGACCCTGTGCCAGCGCTCGTGGTGGTAGTCGTCGTATCTGGGGTGGTAAAGAAGCCCAAGGTCACACGCGCGGGGGCACACCGCGGCTGTCTGCGGCTGCTGCCTTGGGATGGGGGCGAGGGGCGCCTGCTCCTTGCTTGGCATGCGGTACGGTGGTGGGGGGCGGGTGGGCGGGGCTGGTGATGGGGAGTGGAGGGGTGGGCAGGACTACCCTGGGGTCAGCCTCGAGGTCTCTGGGCTTAACAGAGTAAGCCCTTTGTCACCAATGCCCCTGGAAGGGCTGAGGGGAAGGTACCAGACACAAGAACAGCTCTGATGTCCCTCCGCCCAGCCGCCGCCACCACCGAACGGCACATTCAACCTCAAGGCCACAGCTGCTGTCTCCCCACTGCCCAGTCCCACCTCTGCAGTCTCTCACCCCAATCGCAGCCCTTGCCAGAGCAAGCATGCACCATCCCACTCGACCCATATGCACCAGGCTCAGTCCAGCCAGCCGCTCACTCAGCCTGCGAGGGTCTGGACTTCTGGCCCCCTACCTACAATAGCAGGCTCCCCTCCAGGCCCCCACGAACCTCTCCCCAGACACAACCACACCAAACATCAGCTCTCCTCTTCAAGATGCCCCTCCACCCCCTGGACCAGGAGGCCCTTTCTGTTTACAACCCCAGCAGAGCCCAGGGGCTCATCCCAAGACACCTGCCTGCTTGTGTGAGGCTCTATGGTTCCTGtcagccccacccccatcccacccacccccacaaGCCCAAAATATTCTACTCACTTTGCTGCCATGGCAAGGGGGTACTGGAAGCCATActgctgctgggcggagggggtggcggaggctgctgctgctgttgttgccaTGGGGGAAGAGGACcagagggagggggtgggggctgcccactgggaggcggcggcggcggcggcatcATGCCCATAGGTGGTGGCGGCATCATACCTGTGGACAGGTGGAGGCAAAGATGAGGCCTCAGGGAAAGGGGGGAACTTGGGCCAGAACCCCCACTCACCCAAGCCTAGGTGAAGACCCACAGCCAGCAGACAGCCATTACCTTTTCCTTGATGCAGGCGATAGACCCCAGAGCCCACAGGCGTACTTCCCAGGTACTGATCTTGATGGAAGGAAAGAGCAGGGACTTAGCAGGACATTGGAACTGGCCAGGGAAGCCACCCCTGTGATAACCTCAGTTGCTATCCTTACGCGAGTTCTGAAAACCATGCCTGTAAAAGGCAGGTCTGTGCTTACCCAACACAGAATCACTCCCTGAACcagaatggagtcttgctccttcCAGAGCCATAACCCTGGCAAGCCAGGCAGACCCAGCACATTGCCCAGCCACTTGAGAGCTGCTTCTAGCCAACAGCGACCTGACGTAACCCCTTGCTTATCCCAAAGCCCCCAAGGTTTCTGGTCTGACACTTACTTACCCATTGGAGGAGGGCCATGGTGCCCAGGAGGGTGGGGGCCCTGGTTCatcggtggtggtggtggctgcatCCAAGGGGGTGGGGGTCCATTGGGGTTGTGCTGCATGGGATGTCCACCATGCCCACCTGTCAGGCTGGGTAATGGGTGTGGGAAGCTGTGGGGGCCACCTCCGGGCCCACCAGGACCACCTCCGTGCATGCCATGGTAGGGCCGACTCTCTGAAGGGCCAGAATTCATCCAGGGTGGGCGGCTCTGGGTGGTAGACATGAGAGACTACGTGAGAGCATTTCCTGCCAACGTCCCTGCCTGCGCCCCCTAGTGGCAACATTGTTCTTCGGGTTATGACACAGGACCAGAACACAAGAACAAGGTCTTCCCAAAGTGAGAAGTCCCCAAACTGGCCTGAGATCCCGGAAGAACAATGTTGCCATCCACATCCATTGTCTGCTCTACCCAAACCACGTGGCCATAGCTCCCAGTCTCTGCAGTAGAGAATGGGGAAGCCAGACCAAGAGAGCCAGCCCCCAGGCTCACCGGTGGAGGTGGGTTGTTGGCAGGAGCAGCAGGACGAGGTGCGCTGGCcaggggtgtggtggcaggcccagAGGTGGAGCCCACAGATGCTGGGACAGGTGCTTCACCCAGTTCAGCCATGAGGGACAAATATTCTTTATCCATCCGTGCTTTATCCTGAGCTGACTGAGGATCACCAGGCCTGAAGTGGGGTGGGGGACACAaacagagaaaggggaaaaacTTGTTAAGAAGGAAGCTTTTATCCTGAGGAACCAACATATGGAAAGTTTTGAAGAATTCAATCACCAGATCATCACACATCTTTCTAACCCCTTACTGGGCATGGCTCTCAACAGTCTCATCAGATCTTCAGTTTCGTGCCCAGTTCTGCATCTGGGATCACCAGAGTAGAGGGGCCCTGGGCGAAGAGCACAGGAGACCCTGAGCACCGATGAAGCACAGGTTCTCTCAAGTCAATTTCGTCAAACTTCATTCCCAGTTTGAGAAAAGGAAAATCTATGCAAGACTGGCACAACTGCCAGAACGAACTTCCTAAACAAAACCTTACATATTCGCCAGCCAGTCAGAAAGTGTTGATATCGAGTGCTGACTTGCAACTGGTCAGAAATCTGTAGAGATTGCTTAGTCTTCTTGAACCAATTCTGAACAGCAAAAGCAGTGAATTTCCTATTGAGTCCCAGTGAAAACATACCCAAAATGGAAACTTCCAGTTTTCTTGGGCTCAAGACAAACAAACAGGGGTATCTGTACAGCCTATTTCTAATCATCCTGGGCTTTAAATCACACCATTACAGACCACACTAACAGAAAGGATGTTTCTCTTGGTAAGATTAACAGCAACCAATGAATGTGCCAGAAAAGTTGTCCTGCACATCGCAGGCTACCAGGAAACCGCAAGAGCCAGCCCCTCACCTTTGGAATTTACAGTCTGAAGCAATgtggccagcccctccacactTGGTACACACTGTGGTGTTGGTAATGCTGCGGGTCTCTGAGCTCTGCCAGGGTCTTAAGATCCTATTGAAGGAAAAAGAGGTCAATGCAAGGGAACAATCTCTACTTCCATAGGTTCTTCAGGTCTCTACACTCTCCTTTAAACTGATCACATACCTGTTATCGTCTTCCCGAAGGGTCCCATTTAAGCGAGCCAACTCCCGAAGCTGCATCTTCCGTAGATCATTCTGGTCCTCTGGGGTCTCGATACCCTGCTTCAGGATGTTTCTTATCTAGTGAAAATGCAATGGACAGTTAAGTGCTTAGGGCCTCCACCTAGGTTTCTGCCAGGAGGCTTCCTTTCTGGGCTCACCGCTCACCTGTTCCACTGCCTTTTTGACGTTCTCCATTGTATTGGCAGTAACCAGGGCATGAAGTGGCTCATCTTCTCCTGGCAACATCTGGCCATCTTTGCGCCCAACCTTCCCTTCTTTCACAGACCCTTTCCCCCGGATCATAATCTTGGCATTGCACTCCTTCTCTATGTTCTTCAGGGTGTTCCCTCTAGAGAGAGGCAGAAATGACTAAGTTTATACCTGACAAATTCACACTCGAGAGAGAAGAGAGGCTGGACCAATTTGGCATTGGTGGGAAACCACAAGCACAGAGAATTGGATTTCCCACCAAGAGCTCCATGAACTCTATATTATGGTCAGCCACAGTAAACCTGAGGATCTGACTTCTCCGCACTAGTGGGGAAGTTAAGACACCTTCTCACAGAAAGGCATTAATTCAGCCAAAATGAAATGTCCTACCAAAAACGGGAAAAGTAAGCCAACAGTACCCAAGTAGGCACAAAACGGACACATCTCGCAGGCTCTAAAGGAATTCTATATCCTATAGACCAGCAGTTACTCACCTGGGCCCGATGAGCAGCCCCACAAAGTTGATTTCTGGGTATTCATCTTGTGGAATCATGACTTTATCACTCACACGTGTTGCTGGAGGTCTAAGAAAGAAAAGCCTGTGTCACCGCACATTTCTGGAGAATGACACAGCCAGCGGCTTTTCTAAAACCAAATATTGGTACCAAGTGCTAATTATGGGTGACTTGAGGCAAGAGGTGAGTAGTACCAATACTGTCCCATCCCAGCAGGTCACCCATGATCTGCATGTGTCTTCATCCCAGATGACCGAGCCCCTCCGCTTACTTGTAATCTGCAGGTGGCTTGAAATCCGGATTGAGTGCAACCATCTCTGTGATGAGGTTGTGCCGCTCCTCTTCCAGCTTTTTGCGGGTGCGGAACTCTCGGGTGTTAAGCCGCTTCCCCTCGCTATTGTAGATGGGCTCAGGGGAAGGGGACCTGTGGGAAACAGACTCCCGTTTACTATTCTGCCCCGACTTCTCTCATTCCCACACGGACTATAACAAGTCTTTCCCAGCCCCTCTGCCTCTCAGACCCTAATACAACACTCTTCGGAGGAACCGACCATAACGTGTGCTACTCAAGATCGTGTGGAATGGGGAGATGGAAGCTGGCTTAACATTAGGGGTCTGGGGTgtgtgagaaaggaaaaaaataaaagattttgcaTCTAGAAGTGATGAgaagaaaaaatgtctattctttGGGGAAAATCTTTGGACTGTAAGTGGCAAGGACAGTATCATCCCCTGGAGTCTTCTTGCCAAATATggattttcttccatttgaaaaaaaattacatatccCAACTTTATGAACCACAGAAACCCCAAGTTTAGGCAAAAGGTTAACTCTTGGAGAGCTCATGCCCTATGAGGAAAAGCTTCTGTACCCCTAACACATAGTATGTATGAGCTCTTTAACCCAATGCAACTGGGACTGAAGGCTACTGCAGCTACTTGGCCCCCACAATGGAGAGAGATGGTTCGCTTCGTCTTTGCTTTTCCTTCAATGGCCTGGCTGGCTGTTTCCAAGGCCCAGGAGACAACCTGTTTTCTGGCTGTTCGAGGTTGGGGAGTCTGGGTAGAGAAAAACGTTAAAGTGCTAAAGCAGCTTCTGCGAGAGGCTGCAAATGCAGATTTGGTCATACTTGTCTAGGGTCTGAACCTGCAAACAGCAAGGGGAAAACCTATGATTCTCCACCAGAGTTTACAAGTCCAGAAAGcagattttctctctctcatttttttaagGAGTAAAATGCTGTTGCTACaagtaaaaaaatataatgataaaatggtcAGTTTACCACAGCTGGATTTTGCGGTAATAAAAAAGAGAGGTTACACTCCTAGAATTTTGAGTTAAGATTACAAAAAGGACCATAGCTTGATATTCTGAATGAAAATTTAGTAGCAGCTGCAAGAAGGGAAGAGACCATGTGGATCAGGTTATTAAAAAAACATACTGAAAGTAATCAAGACTCCTATACCCTTGGTTTAGTTGAGAGAACCTTGCCTAGTTGGAGAGCAAGGACTGAACTCGGCTGCTCCCACTGTCTTCAGCCTAAAGGGAACCATGTCACACCACGTTACACACACGATGGAATAAAAGGTCAGGTTTGTTCATGGCTAATGACGGCTAAATGACACCTCCGTTTCTAGCATTTGTATAAACTGTTAGCACAATCCATTAAGAGTGAACAAAAGCAAACATACCCCAGCTCATTAGACTACCATCTTATACATTTAAGTCTACGAGAAAagttttaaacatgtttttactGTGCAAGTTAAGCAgtatcaaaataacaataaagtgGCTTAAGTGATATAACACCTTTTTAAGAAATTATCTTAATTAAGAAAACCCATGCATTTCCCTCCAACCTGGGCTCAAAAGCAAAACCAATCAGGCATTAGGGCCTCTTTCAAAACTGAATACAAGGGAGGAGAAACCCTGCTCTGGTTTTATTTCTAACATGCTTGACATTTCTAATTCCCACCCCACAGCTGTCTGGAATTAAGCATTCTTAGCTAGTTACAAAAACAAGTCTTACCAGCACCCAATTGGCCATGTGAAGGCCTCACAACAGTTTAACATCCTCCCAAATTGCAGAAGTGAAAGGCAAAAGCTAGTATTCTAGAGGTTAGACTGGCCCGACTTCTTCACCTCCAATAGGCATCGGCTAGATCAACTAAATTCTAATCCCAGTTATCCAGGAAGCAAAGAAGGTTTGTTAAAAATTCAACCTTTGGAGGAATTGACTGGTGACCTGTAGACATATTATTAAAGGGAAAAAGGCCAAAAAGGCACTAAACAGTTGTGGTCTATGACCtacaatgtaaattaaaaaaaaaaaaaaaaatcttcaaaaagaaACGAAACACAACACAACCCTACAACCAAAATCTATCTATAGGTAAAATATAGCAAATGTAGTAAGTCAAATTAAAGAGTCAATATGGAGAAACGAGGAAGTTAATGTTTCCTGGCAAAGGGCGGAAGAAAGATGCATGAGTGAGTGACTTCTAAAGCCATTACATCATCTTCCTGATTTAATAAGCTATTAACTGggtaacaaaaaccaaaaacactacTTTTTAAAGCAAAGTCTTTTCAACTATGCTGTATGTACTAAGAGAAAATTCAGTGAGAGGGAGAGACTTACTGCCCTTCTAATTAAATGACCAATTTTAGCTGTTCAATCAGCTAATAAAATTCCAGTTTAAAAAAGTTCATCTCCCccacacaatttatttttctgaggtgAGAGAAACTGCAAACTGAAATGACATGACCACAGCTGTTTGAGGCCCACGCtccctttaaggaaaaaaaaaagtaatttagggTTGGTTGCATGCCTTCCCAAAATAGGTGAGAATATTCTGGCCCCTCCCAACACCCCCAAGGCAATGGCCAAGGCTGAAAGTTAACTGGCAGTGAAGGAAGTTGGTTAGAAATCTCATCTGATTTTGAAACCATCTCAAAACCATGAGCAGGAAGACTGCAGCAATGAGCTGACCAGAGCTCCTGGCTTGCTCAAGTTCAGTgatgctcaaaaatatttttagtccCTGCACCGTGTACCTGTGAGAAAAACTCTATGCCCTGGGCTTTTGGCCAAAGCAGGTACTGAAAAGGCAGGTTAACGGGCCACCTCACTGTCCCCTAAGGGTGTGTAAATCAGGTTAAGATCTACATGCTTACCAATTGGAAACCAGTTGTCCATTTTCCTGTAACTTTTTATTCTCCcaacatttttaagttttattccaATTTTCTAACTGTTGACTGACCATACATATTTCTAATTAAACCTTAATCCCCAGAGTGGTCAGGGTACAGTCGTCATACTAGGATTTTATTGAACTGACACAATATGTTGCCACCAGTAAAACGTATTGAGAAAAAGGTAAAAGCGTTACTGTCAGCTGGTTAAAACTGTTTCCCAACCTGTCCTCAGGGTTAGGGGGGATGCCCAGGTCTCCTGTGCGCAGTTTACGAGTCAGGTCTTCTATCTGCAGTTGCACTGGAAGAAACCaggttaggaaagaaaaaaaaggatggaaaaaagacAATGTTACCAATAAACATCTCAAATCTCAACAACAAGCATGAAGAACTCGGAGACTTTGAAAGGGACGACTGATCAGTGAACACATTGAAGCAAAAACCCCCAACCACCTATCGGCAGGAGTCCTTTTACATCTATAGGTTTTTTTCACTTCAAAATGGTTATCACTTAAGGAAGCAAACAGTTTGTTGGAAGAGGGGTTAGCAATAAAGACTGTTCACTAAGGCTAACATCCAAGCAATTATTAGGAGGTGTTTCACCTCTTCCTCCCCACCAAGGCTTGCTTACCATTGGTACCCAGAACCATAAACCGTGTTACGTCACCAATACCCGACTCCCATCAAATTACTTGAGGGCAAGAATTgagttttttcttcattaaatgttaAACATAGCCCAAAATGAGACCCAATTAACATGGGACAAGGAAAAATACCAATTGAGCAAAGATCACTttcattaatacatttaaaattccttaaataagacatttaataacaaaattcaacaccttaTAGAAATTTGTACATACTCTTTCTGTACAACCAGACCTGTACTAGTAAGGGTCTCCCAATACCTGCAGCTTTTATtcaattatatgaaatatttattcaaatattaaatgACAAACCACATATCTTAATAAACCAGTAACCATAAAGTGCTAAGAATTTGTTTTCAGGCTCACTGTTCATATGGGGAGCAGGCGTGTAGAAGAATGGAATGTGTGTTCAAAGACAATGTACTTGGCCCTCGGGCCTTGACCAATGAGGCTGTGCATGAAAAAGAGAGATGAGGGTTTCACAAAAGTTGCCAGTGACGCCAGGGAAATGTTACACAGCTGATTTTCCAAGATAATGGGAACTGCAGAGCCAGAGCAGCTTTCTTCAACATGCAGAATAACCACCTGTTCCTTACCTTCGCAGCATCTGAGAATTTTCAGCAGGCATCTCCAATAAGGGCAAATGTTACTAGGTTGGGTTAAAACTGAGCTGGCTCCAAGATAGGATTAATGCGTGTCTAACCAAAGATTCCTTCTAACTTTAAATACATCCACAGGGCTATACCACACCCACACACTGAAACCCTGAAGAAATGAAAACCCATTATTATCGAAAGAAaatactggccgggcacagtggctcacacctgtaatcccagtactttgggaggccaaggcaggcagatcatgaggacaagagatggagaccatcctggccaacatggtgaaaccccgtctctactaaaaatacaaaaaaaattagctgggcatggtggcgtgcgcctgtagtcccagctacttgggaggctgaggtgggagaatcacttgaacccgggagacgcaggttgcagtgagccgagatcgcaccactacactccagcctggcgacacagcaagactcagtctctcaaaaaaaaaaaaaaaaaaaaaaaaaagatattgaggGCATCCTGGACAAAGCAGTATGTACCGTGGGAGACAGAAAAGTAGTAAGACACATGGTTCCCCCCCAAGCTCCTTTATGCCTAAAAAGTTCTGACTTTGCAGTTGAGTATTAAGCTCAACAACTCGAGGTGAAAGTCACCTTCACTGAGGGGAGAAGGTGAGTCTTCCTAGCTGACTATGGAGATGTGGGGCCTGATCTAAATAAAAAGGGTCATTCTCTTCTGTGGAGAACTACACCTCTCCTTTGATTCTATTTTGATTATAGCTATAAATAGCCCTTAGGGCCCAGTGAACTAACTAGCCctccacagaaacagaaatggAGAGATATAAAGAATTTGTGCTCTTCCCATCTTCTAAGTATGCTTGTGTTCTTGGGATATCACTCCACTAGGGGCATTTCACAAAGATGTAAAGACCCAGACTAGTCTAATATGAGAC
Coding sequences within it:
- the SF1 gene encoding splicing factor 1 isoform X1; translated protein: MATGANATPLGKLGPPGLPPLPGPKGGFEPGPPPAPGPGAGLLAPGPPPPPPPPVGSMGALTAAFPFAALPPPPPPPPPPPPQQPPPPPPPPSPGASYPPPQPLPPPPLYQRVSPPQPLPPQPPRKDQQPGPAGGGGDFPSKKRKRSRWNQDTMEQKTVIPGMPTVIPPGLTREQERAYIVQLQIEDLTRKLRTGDLGIPPNPEDRSPSPEPIYNSEGKRLNTREFRTRKKLEEERHNLITEMVALNPDFKPPADYKPPATRVSDKVMIPQDEYPEINFVGLLIGPRGNTLKNIEKECNAKIMIRGKGSVKEGKVGRKDGQMLPGEDEPLHALVTANTMENVKKAVEQIRNILKQGIETPEDQNDLRKMQLRELARLNGTLREDDNRILRPWQSSETRSITNTTVCTKCGGAGHIASDCKFQRPGDPQSAQDKARMDKEYLSLMAELGEAPVPASVGSTSGPATTPLASAPRPAAPANNPPPPSLMSTTQSRPPWMNSGPSESRPYHGMHGGGPGGPGGGPHSFPHPLPSLTGGHGGHPMQHNPNGPPPPWMQPPPPPMNQGPHPPGHHGPPPMDQYLGSTPVGSGVYRLHQGKGMMPPPPMGMMPPPPPPPSGQPPPPPSGPLPPWQQQQQQPPPPPPPSSSMASSTPLPWQQNTTTTTTSAGTGSIPPWQQQQAAAAASPGAPQMQGNPTMVPLPPGVQPPLPPGAPPPPPPPPPGSAGMMYAPPPPPPPPMDPSNFVTMMGMGVAGMPPFGMPPAPPPPPPQN
- the SF1 gene encoding splicing factor 1 isoform X8 gives rise to the protein MATGANATPLDFPSKKRKRSRWNQDTMEQKTVIPGMPTVIPPGLTREQERAYIVQLQIEDLTRKLRTGDLGIPPNPEDRSPSPEPIYNSEGKRLNTREFRTRKKLEEERHNLITEMVALNPDFKPPADYKPPATRVSDKVMIPQDEYPEINFVGLLIGPRGNTLKNIEKECNAKIMIRGKGSVKEGKVGRKDGQMLPGEDEPLHALVTANTMENVKKAVEQIRNILKQGIETPEDQNDLRKMQLRELARLNGTLREDDNRILRPWQSSETRSITNTTVCTKCGGAGHIASDCKFQRPGDPQSAQDKARMDKEYLSLMAELGEAPVPASVGSTSGPATTPLASAPRPAAPANNPPPPSLMSTTQSRPPWMNSGPSESRPYHGMHGGGPGGPGGGPHSFPHPLPSLTGGHGGHPMQHNPNGPPPPWMQPPPPPMNQGPHPPGHHGPPPMVPGKYACGLWGLSPASRKRYDAATTYGHDAAAAAASQWAAPTPSLWSSSPMATTAAAASATPSAQQQYGFQYPLAMAAKYDDYHHERWHRVHPAMATAAGGCRSFSRSPSDARQPHYGAPAPRGPAASAAWGPSPSAASTAWFRRHDVCPAPSSSASHGPF